A part of Bacillus solimangrovi genomic DNA contains:
- the rplA gene encoding 50S ribosomal protein L1 — MAKKGKRYTDLVKLVDRSKAYSVEEAMELLKKTAAAKFGETVEVAFRLGVDPKKADQQIRGAMVLPHGTGKTQRVLVFAKGEKAKEAEAAGADYVGEGEFINKINQGWFDFDVIVATPDMMAEVGKLGRVLGPKGLMPNPKTGTVTFEVEKAINDIKAGKVEYRVDKAGNIHVPIGKVSFDNVKLAENFVAIAETIQKAKPAAAKGTYMRNVSIASTMGPGIKVDVSTITA; from the coding sequence ATGGCGAAAAAAGGCAAGCGTTATACTGACTTAGTAAAATTAGTTGACCGTTCTAAAGCATACTCTGTTGAAGAGGCGATGGAACTTCTAAAGAAAACTGCTGCTGCGAAGTTTGGCGAAACAGTAGAAGTAGCTTTTCGTCTTGGTGTAGACCCTAAGAAAGCTGACCAACAAATCCGTGGTGCAATGGTTTTACCTCATGGTACTGGTAAAACTCAACGTGTACTTGTATTTGCTAAAGGTGAAAAAGCGAAAGAAGCAGAAGCTGCTGGAGCTGATTATGTTGGAGAAGGCGAATTCATTAACAAAATCAACCAAGGTTGGTTTGACTTTGATGTAATCGTGGCAACTCCAGACATGATGGCTGAAGTAGGTAAATTAGGTCGTGTATTAGGACCTAAAGGCTTAATGCCAAATCCTAAAACAGGTACTGTAACGTTTGAAGTAGAAAAAGCAATCAATGATATCAAAGCTGGTAAAGTAGAATACCGCGTTGATAAAGCTGGTAACATCCATGTTCCAATCGGTAAAGTATCATTTGATAATGTGAAACTTGCTGAGAACTTTGTTGCGATTGCGGAGACTATCCAAAAAGCAAAACCTGCTGCGGCTAAAGGTACTTACATGCGTAACGTATCTATCGCTTCTACGATGGGCCCTGGTATTAAAGTAGACGTTTCTACTATTACTGCATAA
- the rlmB gene encoding 23S rRNA (guanosine(2251)-2'-O)-methyltransferase RlmB has product MDNEWIAGKNPVLEALRSGRDINKVWIAEGTQRTTVQQLQKLAKESNTIVQIVPKQKLEQVVGKNHQGVAASVAAYTYADLDDIIEIAKKKNEDPFILLLDEIEDPHNLGSILRTADSVGVHGVVIPKRRAVGLTNAVAKSSTGAIEYVPVARVTNMARTIDELKDRGFWIAGTDASAKQDFRQMSVDMPLGVVIGSEGRGMSRLIKDKCDFLLSLPMVGQVTSLNASVAAGLLMYEVYRKRHPLGE; this is encoded by the coding sequence ATGGATAATGAATGGATTGCAGGGAAAAATCCTGTATTAGAAGCTTTACGTTCTGGAAGGGATATTAATAAAGTATGGATAGCAGAAGGGACACAACGCACTACTGTTCAGCAACTCCAAAAGCTAGCAAAAGAATCAAATACAATTGTTCAGATTGTACCTAAACAAAAACTTGAGCAAGTAGTAGGGAAAAACCATCAAGGTGTTGCTGCGTCAGTTGCGGCTTACACATATGCAGATTTAGATGACATAATTGAGATTGCAAAGAAGAAAAATGAAGATCCATTTATCCTGTTGTTAGATGAAATTGAGGATCCACACAACTTAGGATCAATCTTACGTACAGCTGATTCAGTAGGTGTACACGGCGTTGTTATTCCGAAGCGACGAGCAGTTGGATTAACCAACGCAGTTGCTAAGAGTTCGACGGGTGCCATTGAATACGTACCTGTTGCTCGCGTTACTAATATGGCACGAACTATTGATGAGTTAAAGGATAGAGGATTCTGGATTGCTGGAACAGATGCCTCAGCAAAACAAGACTTTAGACAAATGAGTGTCGACATGCCTTTAGGTGTAGTTATTGGAAGTGAAGGGCGAGGAATGAGTAGGTTGATAAAGGATAAGTGTGACTTCCTGTTATCGCTTCCTATGGTTGGACAAGTTACTTCTTTGAATGCCTCGGTTGCTGCTGGTTTGCTTATGTATGAGGTTTATCGAAAACGTCATCCTCTCGGGGAATAA
- the rplJ gene encoding 50S ribosomal protein L10: MNSIIEQKKQLVSEIAVKLQESKATIFVDYRGLNVAEATELRKQLREAGVEFKVLKNTMLRRAAEQVELSELNEHLVGPTAVAFSTEDVVAPAKVLNNFAKDHEALQFKTGVIEGNVVSEEEIKALAELPSREGLLSMLLSVLQAPIRNLALATKAVADQKEEQGA, translated from the coding sequence ATGAACAGCATTATTGAACAGAAAAAACAACTTGTTAGTGAAATTGCTGTTAAGCTTCAAGAAAGCAAAGCGACAATTTTCGTTGACTATCGTGGATTGAATGTTGCTGAAGCGACTGAGCTTCGTAAACAACTTCGTGAAGCGGGTGTTGAGTTCAAAGTATTGAAAAATACAATGCTTCGTCGTGCAGCTGAACAAGTTGAACTAAGCGAATTGAATGAACACCTTGTTGGTCCTACAGCTGTAGCATTCAGCACGGAGGATGTTGTTGCGCCGGCAAAGGTATTAAATAACTTTGCTAAGGATCACGAAGCACTTCAGTTCAAAACTGGTGTAATTGAAGGAAACGTTGTTTCTGAAGAAGAGATTAAAGCTCTTGCAGAACTTCCATCACGCGAAGGTCTACTTTCTATGTTACTCAGCGTACTTCAAGCGCCAATTCGCAACTTGGCTCTTGCTACAAAAGCAGTGGCAGACCAAAAAGAAGAGCAAGGTGCTTAA
- the rpmG gene encoding 50S ribosomal protein L33 — protein MRKKVILACEKCHSRNYTTMKNTVQDTERLVIKKFCKHCNAHTDHRETK, from the coding sequence TTGCGTAAAAAAGTAATTTTAGCTTGTGAGAAATGCCATAGTCGTAACTATACAACGATGAAAAACACAGTTCAGGATACAGAGCGCCTTGTGATTAAGAAATTTTGTAAGCACTGTAATGCTCATACAGACCACCGGGAAACGAAATAA
- the secE gene encoding preprotein translocase subunit SecE encodes MRRITQFLRDVGREMKKVSWPKKQELTRYTVTVITTVAFVAIYFSVIDLGISEIIRLVLE; translated from the coding sequence ATGCGACGTATTACACAATTCTTACGAGACGTAGGTCGTGAGATGAAGAAAGTAAGTTGGCCTAAGAAACAGGAATTGACACGCTATACAGTTACAGTTATTACAACAGTAGCATTTGTAGCAATTTATTTTTCTGTTATCGATCTTGGGATTTCTGAAATTATTCGTCTCGTGCTTGAATAG
- a CDS encoding class I SAM-dependent methyltransferase, with amino-acid sequence MADHYFSDRPSSTHKPFSFSYQLRGFSFIFHSDSGVFSKKEIDFGSRLMIESFEEPNVEGSILDIGCGYGPVGLTLAKAFPERMITMTDINERAVQLAKQNAVGNKIENVQVFASNLFEQISSDEFSAILTNPPIRAGKNIVHKIFSESYDRLRENGELWVVIQKKQGAPSALEKIREQFAEVEVVAKKKGYYVIRAIKS; translated from the coding sequence ATGGCAGACCATTATTTTTCAGATCGTCCCTCATCGACACATAAACCATTTTCTTTTTCCTATCAACTTAGGGGTTTTTCTTTCATATTTCATTCTGATAGTGGAGTTTTTTCTAAAAAGGAAATTGACTTTGGCTCTCGTTTAATGATTGAAAGTTTTGAAGAGCCTAATGTAGAAGGCAGCATATTAGATATTGGTTGTGGATATGGACCGGTAGGGTTGACGCTAGCGAAGGCTTTTCCTGAACGAATGATAACAATGACAGATATTAATGAACGTGCAGTACAATTAGCGAAACAAAATGCTGTGGGTAATAAGATAGAAAATGTACAGGTATTTGCAAGTAACTTATTTGAACAAATTAGTTCTGATGAGTTTTCAGCTATTTTAACTAATCCGCCCATTCGTGCAGGTAAAAATATCGTTCATAAGATCTTTTCGGAGTCATATGATCGGTTACGTGAGAATGGAGAGTTGTGGGTAGTGATTCAGAAAAAGCAAGGAGCACCTTCAGCACTAGAGAAAATTAGAGAACAATTTGCTGAGGTAGAGGTTGTTGCTAAGAAGAAGGGATACTATGTTATCCGTGCTATAAAGTCTTGA
- the cysE gene encoding serine O-acetyltransferase, with protein sequence MMFKMLKEDVDVVFDQDPAARSYLEVILTYSGLHAIWAHRFAHWFYRRKFFFLARLISQISRFFTGIEIHPGAKIGRRFFIDHGMGVVIGETCEIGNNVTIFQGVTLGGTGKEKGKRHPTLEDNTLVSTGAKVLGSITIGENSKVGGGSVVLKDVPPNATVVGIPGKVVVQDGVKVRRDLNHHELPDPVADKLKKMDQELRELREAIQKFTKE encoded by the coding sequence ATAATGTTTAAAATGTTAAAGGAAGATGTAGATGTTGTCTTCGATCAAGACCCTGCTGCAAGGAGTTATTTAGAAGTTATCTTGACTTATTCAGGGCTCCATGCAATATGGGCACACCGCTTTGCACATTGGTTTTATAGACGAAAATTCTTCTTTCTTGCTAGACTCATTTCACAAATTAGCCGTTTTTTTACGGGGATCGAAATTCATCCAGGAGCTAAGATAGGCAGGCGTTTTTTCATCGATCATGGTATGGGTGTTGTAATAGGTGAAACGTGTGAAATAGGAAATAATGTAACAATCTTCCAAGGCGTGACATTAGGTGGTACAGGTAAGGAAAAGGGGAAACGCCACCCGACACTTGAAGACAATACATTAGTATCAACAGGTGCGAAAGTATTAGGGTCAATTACGATTGGGGAAAATTCTAAGGTAGGTGGGGGTTCCGTTGTTTTAAAAGATGTTCCGCCAAACGCGACAGTAGTAGGAATACCGGGTAAAGTAGTTGTTCAAGATGGCGTGAAAGTTCGAAGAGATTTGAACCATCACGAGCTACCAGATCCAGTTGCAGATAAATTGAAGAAGATGGATCAAGAGTTAAGGGAATTAAGGGAAGCGATTCAAAAGTTTACGAAGGAGTGA
- a CDS encoding Mini-ribonuclease 3 — protein MVNPKQLNALALAYMGDAVYEQHVRFEILQTGKVKPNQLHREATQFVSAKAQAAVLHRLLELNFLTEEEEAVMRRGRNAKSGTIPKNTDVQTYRHSSAFEAVIGYHYLSGNEERLDELLVSSYNIALEERKKR, from the coding sequence ATGGTAAATCCAAAGCAATTAAATGCACTCGCTTTAGCGTATATGGGCGATGCGGTTTATGAACAACATGTCCGATTTGAGATTTTACAAACAGGTAAAGTGAAGCCAAACCAACTTCACCGTGAAGCAACCCAATTTGTTTCAGCGAAAGCACAGGCGGCTGTTCTTCACCGCTTACTTGAATTGAATTTTCTAACTGAAGAAGAAGAAGCTGTTATGAGAAGAGGACGTAATGCGAAATCAGGAACAATTCCTAAGAATACTGATGTTCAAACATATCGTCACAGTTCTGCGTTTGAAGCGGTGATAGGTTATCATTATTTATCGGGAAATGAAGAGCGATTAGATGAATTATTAGTTTCTTCATATAATATTGCATTAGAGGAAAGGAAAAAGAGGTGA
- the rplL gene encoding 50S ribosomal protein L7/L12 has translation MSKDQIIEAVKEMTVLELNDLVKAIEEEFGVTAAAPVAVAGAAGGDAAAEQTEFDLVLENAGSSKIKVIKVVREITGLGLKEAKELVDNAPKALKEGIAKDEAEELKAKLEEVGASVEVK, from the coding sequence ATGTCAAAAGATCAAATCATTGAAGCGGTAAAAGAAATGACAGTTTTAGAACTTAACGATTTAGTAAAAGCTATCGAGGAAGAATTCGGTGTTACTGCTGCTGCTCCAGTTGCTGTTGCAGGTGCTGCAGGTGGAGACGCTGCTGCTGAACAAACTGAGTTTGACTTAGTTCTTGAAAATGCAGGAAGCTCAAAAATTAAAGTAATCAAAGTTGTTCGTGAAATCACAGGCCTTGGTCTTAAAGAAGCGAAAGAACTTGTTGATAATGCTCCAAAAGCACTTAAAGAAGGTATTGCTAAAGACGAAGCTGAAGAGCTTAAAGCTAAACTTGAAGAAGTTGGCGCTTCTGTAGAAGTTAAGTAA
- the rplK gene encoding 50S ribosomal protein L11, which yields MAKKVIKMVKLQIPAGKANPAPPVGPALGQAGVNIMGFCKEFNARTADQAGMIIPVEITVFEDRSFTFITKTPPAAILLKKEAGIESGSGEPNRNKVATVKRDQVRKIAETKMPDLNAADVEAAMRMVEGTARSMGIIVED from the coding sequence GTGGCTAAAAAAGTTATTAAAATGGTAAAATTACAAATTCCTGCTGGTAAAGCTAATCCAGCTCCACCGGTTGGTCCTGCACTAGGTCAAGCTGGTGTTAATATCATGGGATTCTGTAAGGAGTTCAACGCTCGTACAGCAGATCAAGCGGGTATGATTATTCCAGTAGAAATCACGGTTTTTGAGGACCGTTCATTTACATTTATCACAAAAACTCCACCTGCAGCTATTCTTCTTAAGAAAGAAGCAGGTATCGAGTCAGGTTCTGGTGAACCTAACCGTAATAAAGTTGCAACGGTTAAGCGTGATCAAGTACGTAAAATCGCTGAAACTAAGATGCCTGACTTAAATGCCGCTGACGTTGAAGCAGCGATGCGCATGGTAGAAGGTACTGCACGTAGCATGGGTATCATCGTTGAAGACTAA
- the cysS gene encoding cysteine--tRNA ligase encodes MSVQMYNTLTRQKELFKPLEEGKVKMYVCGPTVYNYIHIGNARPVIVFDTVRRHLEYKGYDVKFVSNFTDVDDKLIKTAQELGEDVPTIAERFIQAFHEDVSAFGVKEADEHPRVMENISEIIDFIEGLINKGFAYEADGDVYFRTRSFEGYGKLSDQPIDELRIGARIGVGEKKEDPLDFTLWKNAKDGEISWESPWGSGRPGWHIECSAMCRKYLGETIDIHAGGQDLAFPHHENEIAQSESLTGKPFANYWLHNGYIQINNEKMSKSLGNFVLVHDIIKHHDPQVVRFFMLSVHYRHPINFNEELLESAKSGLDRIRTAYDNILHRTEASSGLAQNDQEWLNKINKMQEMFVAEMDDDFNTANAISVLFEMAKQANIYLQENHTSKQVLEKFIKQFDDFGNILGVSFKVAQTMLDDEIEKLIQARMEARKNRNFELADQIRDDLKDKGIILEDTPQGIRWKRV; translated from the coding sequence ATGTCAGTTCAAATGTATAATACATTAACTCGTCAGAAGGAACTTTTTAAACCGTTGGAAGAAGGAAAAGTGAAGATGTATGTATGTGGCCCAACAGTTTATAATTATATTCATATAGGAAATGCTCGTCCGGTTATTGTGTTTGATACAGTTCGGCGCCATCTGGAATACAAAGGTTATGATGTGAAATTTGTTTCGAATTTCACTGATGTTGATGATAAATTGATTAAGACAGCTCAGGAATTAGGTGAGGATGTACCAACGATTGCTGAGCGCTTTATCCAAGCATTTCATGAAGATGTTAGTGCATTTGGAGTTAAGGAAGCGGATGAACATCCTCGTGTAATGGAAAATATATCAGAGATTATTGATTTTATTGAAGGATTAATTAATAAAGGTTTTGCTTATGAAGCGGATGGAGATGTCTATTTTAGAACACGTTCATTTGAAGGATATGGTAAGCTTTCAGATCAACCGATAGATGAATTACGTATTGGGGCAAGAATCGGAGTAGGTGAGAAGAAAGAAGATCCATTAGACTTTACCCTATGGAAAAATGCTAAAGATGGTGAGATCTCTTGGGAAAGTCCATGGGGAAGCGGTCGTCCAGGCTGGCATATTGAATGTTCAGCGATGTGCCGAAAATATCTTGGTGAGACAATTGACATTCATGCAGGAGGTCAAGACTTGGCATTTCCACATCATGAAAATGAAATAGCGCAATCTGAGAGCTTAACAGGTAAGCCGTTTGCTAACTATTGGCTTCATAATGGGTATATTCAAATTAATAATGAAAAAATGTCAAAATCACTAGGGAATTTTGTGTTAGTTCATGACATTATCAAGCATCATGACCCACAAGTCGTCCGTTTCTTCATGTTGTCAGTGCATTATCGTCACCCTATTAATTTCAATGAAGAATTGTTAGAAAGTGCGAAAAGTGGGTTAGATCGAATTCGAACAGCTTATGATAATATTCTTCACAGAACAGAAGCTAGCAGTGGGTTAGCACAAAACGACCAAGAGTGGTTAAATAAAATTAACAAAATGCAGGAAATGTTTGTAGCAGAAATGGATGATGACTTCAACACAGCTAATGCGATTTCCGTATTGTTTGAAATGGCTAAGCAAGCGAACATCTACTTACAAGAGAACCATACGTCTAAACAAGTATTAGAAAAATTCATTAAACAGTTTGATGATTTTGGAAATATTTTAGGTGTTTCATTTAAAGTAGCACAAACGATGTTAGATGATGAAATTGAAAAATTGATTCAAGCACGAATGGAAGCACGTAAAAACAGAAACTTCGAACTTGCAGATCAAATCCGAGATGACTTAAAGGATAAAGGCATCATTTTAGAGGATACACCGCAAGGAATACGCTGGAAGCGAGTGTGA
- a CDS encoding NYN domain-containing protein encodes MDVLLVDGYNIIGAWPELRELKKRDLTSARDRLLEDMAEYQAYKGYKVIVVFDAHFVEGIEKKYVNKKVEVVFTREKETADERIEKLTSQYQKDIRTQVHVATSDHIEQSVTFGQGALRISARELLNEVNNCKKQIIEQIRYTNDEKPSGRKLFDEEIMAKLDKLRRRK; translated from the coding sequence ATGGATGTACTGTTGGTTGACGGCTATAACATAATAGGGGCTTGGCCTGAATTAAGAGAATTAAAGAAACGGGATTTAACCTCTGCGCGTGATAGGCTACTTGAGGATATGGCTGAATATCAAGCGTATAAAGGATACAAAGTCATCGTTGTATTTGATGCTCACTTCGTAGAAGGTATCGAGAAGAAATACGTAAATAAAAAAGTTGAAGTTGTCTTTACAAGGGAAAAAGAAACGGCAGATGAAAGAATCGAAAAGCTTACAAGTCAATATCAAAAAGATATCCGCACACAAGTACATGTCGCAACGTCTGATCATATTGAACAATCGGTAACATTTGGACAAGGGGCGTTGCGAATATCTGCCCGGGAATTATTAAATGAAGTGAATAATTGTAAAAAACAAATAATAGAGCAGATTAGGTATACTAACGATGAAAAGCCTTCGGGTAGAAAATTGTTTGATGAAGAAATAATGGCAAAGTTAGACAAGCTTCGTCGTAGAAAATAA
- the sigH gene encoding RNA polymerase sporulation sigma factor SigH: MSLRLEEDLQKRFGQQEDEVIVELVHGGDSDALEYLINKYKNFVRAKARSYFLIGADREDIVQEGMIGLYKAIRDFKEDKLASFKAFAELCVTRQMITAIKTATRQKHIPLNSYVSLDKPIYDEESDRTLLDVISGAKILDPEQVIINQEKFDDIELKMAELLSDLERKVLTLYLDGSSYQEISAQLNRHVKSIDNALQRVKRKLERYLELREITL; the protein is encoded by the coding sequence GTGAGCTTACGCCTCGAAGAAGATCTACAAAAACGTTTTGGTCAGCAGGAAGATGAAGTGATAGTAGAACTGGTACATGGCGGAGATTCGGATGCATTAGAGTATTTAATTAATAAGTACAAAAACTTTGTGCGCGCAAAGGCACGTTCCTACTTTTTAATAGGTGCAGACCGTGAAGACATTGTTCAAGAAGGAATGATCGGATTGTATAAGGCGATTCGTGATTTTAAGGAGGACAAGCTCGCGTCTTTTAAAGCGTTTGCAGAACTTTGCGTTACACGTCAGATGATTACAGCTATTAAAACTGCAACACGTCAGAAACATATCCCGCTTAATTCGTATGTGTCATTGGACAAGCCGATTTATGATGAGGAGTCTGACCGTACGCTGTTAGATGTTATTTCGGGTGCGAAAATTCTTGATCCGGAACAGGTAATTATTAATCAAGAGAAGTTTGATGACATTGAACTTAAGATGGCAGAATTATTAAGCGATCTAGAAAGAAAAGTGTTAACACTATATTTGGATGGTAGTTCATATCAAGAGATTTCTGCCCAACTTAATCGCCATGTGAAATCTATTGATAATGCGTTACAACGAGTGAAGAGAAAGCTAGAACGGTATTTAGAGTTACGTGAGATAACTTTATAA
- the nusG gene encoding transcription termination/antitermination protein NusG — protein MEKNWYVVHTYSGYENKVKTNLEKRVETMGMQDKIFRVIVPEDEETEIKNGKKKVVKKKVFPGYVLAELVMTDDSWYVVRNTPGVTGFVGSAGSGSKPTALQPDEVETILKRMGMDKKVVDIDFELKETVKVTEGPFADFTGTIEEMDEDKQKVKVHVSMFGRETPVELDFTQIEKI, from the coding sequence ATGGAAAAGAATTGGTATGTTGTTCATACGTATTCGGGATACGAAAATAAGGTTAAGACGAACTTAGAAAAGCGTGTTGAAACAATGGGCATGCAGGATAAAATTTTTCGTGTTATTGTACCGGAGGATGAAGAAACAGAAATTAAAAACGGTAAGAAGAAAGTCGTTAAGAAGAAAGTATTTCCTGGGTACGTGTTAGCTGAACTCGTAATGACAGATGATTCCTGGTACGTTGTTCGAAATACACCTGGAGTTACTGGGTTCGTAGGTTCTGCTGGTTCAGGTTCAAAACCAACTGCACTACAGCCAGATGAAGTAGAGACAATCCTTAAACGTATGGGGATGGATAAGAAAGTTGTAGATATAGACTTTGAATTAAAAGAAACAGTTAAGGTAACGGAAGGTCCATTTGCAGACTTTACTGGTACAATCGAAGAAATGGATGAAGATAAGCAAAAGGTTAAGGTGCATGTTAGCATGTTTGGTCGTGAGACACCTGTGGAACTCGACTTTACACAGATTGAAAAGATTTAA